Part of the Microbacterium sp. Clip185 genome is shown below.
AGCGTCCAGTAGAGCTTCTGAACGAGCGCGACCGCCTGCAGGTGGTCGAGGTTCATCTTCCAGTTTCCCGCGATGAGCGGGGTACGTGTCACTGCCATCCGAGGACCTCCAGTCCGGGAAGCTTCTTGCCCTCGAGGAACTCGAGGCTGGCGCCACCGCCGGTGGAGATGTGGCCGAACTGATCGTCGCGGAAGCCGAGCTGACGGACCGCGGCGGCAGAGTCTCCCCCGCCGACGACCGACAGGCCATCGACCTCGGTGAGTGCCTTCGCGACCGCCCGGGTACCGTCGGCGAACGCCGCCATCTCGAACACGCCCATCGGGCCGTTCCAGAACACGGTCTTGCTCGCGGCGATCGCCGCCGCGAACGTCGCCGCCGTCTCCGGGCCGATGTCCAGACCCAGACCCGAGGCACCGAACGGGGTGTCCTCCAGGGCATCGACGGCAGCCACCACATGCTCCGCGTCCGCGGAGAAGGATGCGGCCACGACGGCGTCCACCGGAAGCACGATCTTCACGCCGCGCTCTTCGGCGGTGGCCAGGTAGCCCTTGACCGTGTCGATCTGGTCCTTCTCGAGCAGGCTCGCACCCACCTTGTGACCGAGGGCGGCGAGGAAGGTGAACATCATGCCGCCGCCGACGAGGAGGGTGTCCACGCGGGGCAGCAGGTGCTCGATGACGCCGAGCTTGTCGCTCACCTTCGAGCCGCCCAGCACGACCGCGTACGGCCGCTCGGGGTTCTCGGTGAGGCGGTCGAGGACGTCGACCTCCTTCTCGATGAGCAGGCCCGCGGCCGAAGGCAGCAGCTCCGCGAGCTCATAGACGCTGGCCTGCTTGCGGTGCACGACGCCGAACCCGTCGGAGACGAGGGCGTCGCCGAGAGCCGCGAGCTCCTGCGCGAAGGCCCGACGCTCGTCCGCATCCTTCGAGGTCTCCCCCGGGTTGAAGCGGAGGTTCTCGATGATGGCGACGTCACCGTCGCCGAGCGAGGCGACAGCCTCCTGTGCCGAGACACCCACGGTGTCGCGTGCGAAGGCCACGGGCTTGCCGAGCAGCTCCGACAGTCGCTGCGCGACCGGCTCGAGGCTGTACTTCGGATTGGGCTCGCCGTCGGGACGCCCCAGGTGGGAGCAGACGACGACGCGGGCGCCCTGATTGATCAGGGCGTTGAGGGTCGGCAGCGTAGCCCGCACGCGACCGTCGTCCGTGATGACCCCGTCCTTGAGAGGAACGTTGAGGTCAGCACGGACGACGACGCGGCGGCCTGCGAGCGACCCCAGCGAATCGAGGGTGCGCAGTGCCATGGTGTGGATCAGAGACGCTCGGCGACGTACTCGGTCAGGTCGACGAGGCGGTTGGAGTAACCCCACTCGTTGTCGTACCAGCTCGAGAGCTTGACCTGGTTGCCGATGACGCGCAGGAGGCCTGCGTCGAAGATCGACGAGTGCGGGTCGGTGACGATGTCACTGGAGACGATCTCGTCTTCCGTGTACTTCAGGATGCCCTTGAGGGGACCCTCGGCTGCAGCCTTGTACGCGGCCTTGATCTCGTCGACAGTGACCTCGCGCGACGCCTCGACCGTGAGGTCGGTGATGGAGCCGGTGGGCACGGGCACGCGCAGCGCGAAGCCGTCGAGCTTGCCCTTGAGCTCCGGCAGGACCAGGCCGATGGCCTTCGCGGCGCCCGTGGAGGTGGGGACGATGTTGATCGCGGCCGCGCGAGCGCGACGCAGGTCGCTGTGCGGACCGTCCTGCAGGTTCTGGTCGGCCGTGTAGGCGTGGACCGTCGTCATGAGGCCGCGCTCGATGCCGAAGTTGTCGTTGAAGACCTTCGCCAGCGGCGCGAGGCAGTTCGTGGTGCACGAGGCGTTCGAGATGATGACGTCGGTCTCGGGGTTGTAGTCGCCCTCGTTGACGCCCATGACGATGGTGACGTCGTCACCCGTCGCGGGAGCCGAGATGAGGACCTTCTTCGCGCCACCCGCAATGTGCTTCTTGGCGTCCTCGGCCTTGGTGAAGCGGCCGGTCGACTCGATGACGATGTCGACGCCCAGCTCGCCCCAGGGGAGGTTGGCGGGGTCGCGCTCGGCGAGCACCTTGATCTTGTGACCACCGACGGTGATCGAGTCCTCGTCGTACGTGACCTCTGCGTCCAGACGACCCGTGATGGAGTCGTACTTGAGCAGGTGCGCCAGAGTCTTGTTGTCGGTGAGGTCGTTCACCGCCACGATGTCCAGGTCCGCACCCTGCGCGAGCGCTGCGCGCAGGTAGTTGCGTCCGATGCGGCCGAAGCCGTTGATGCCGATCTTGACAGACACGGTGTCTCCCGTTTTCTCGTCGCGCCGCAGCGCCTTTTCCATCCCGGGTTGTCCTCCCGGGGTGAGTCGTGCGTGGGTGCGCATCGACTCGGAGAGGGGGATGCCGGAGCCCCCGCACGGCGAGGGCTCCGAGGCATCCTCACCTGATCATGACCCTACCAGCAGGCCTGCCGTCTTCTCTCGCGCCGTAACAAAGCGCGACTGGACGTTGGACCAGTCGGCGATGTTCCAGAACGCCTTCACGTAGTCGGCTCGGACGTTCTTGTAGTCGAGGTAGTACGCGTGCTCCCAGACGTCCAGGAGCAGCAGCGGGACGCTGCCCGCAGCGAACTGCGACTGCTGGTCGAAGAACTGCTGGATGATGAGGTTCTCACCGATCGAGTCCCAGAACAGACCCGCCCAGCCGGAGCCCTGCACGCCGAGAGCAGCGGCGGTGAAGTGGGCCTGGAACTTGTCGAACGAACCGAAGTGGTCGTCGATCGCGGCCTCGAGCTCGCCGGTCGGCTTGTCGCCACCGTTGGGCGAGAGGTTCGTCCAGAAGATCGAGTGGTTGGTGTGACCGCCCAGGTTGAACGCGAGGTCCTTCTCGAGCTTGTTCACGTTCGCGAGGTTTCCGCTGTCGCGGGCCTCCGCCAGCTGCTCGAGCGCGGTGTTCGCGCCGGTGACGTAGGCCTGGTGATGCTTGCTGTGGTGCAGCTCCATGATCGTCGCGCTGATGCTGGGTTCCAGCGCGGCGTAGTCATAAGGGAGCTCGGGCAGCGTGTACTTCGCCATGTTCTCTTCCTCCTGTCGGGCGCAGCGCCGAACGCCTCGGCGATGCGGGGATGACGCCTTCATCCTACTGAGGCACAACCCCGCGAGGCAGGGGTTGATTCCTCGGAAGCTGTCCCCAAGAAGGAGGTTGGGGGCTACTCCTTGGCGGCGGCGGGGACGGCGGACTCGGTGTCCGGCAGGCCCTCGGTCTCCGCCTTCTTGTCCGCCATCGCCAACAGGCGCCGGATGCGGCCGGCCACCGCATCCTTGGTCAGCGGCGGGTCGGCGTGGTGCCCCAACTCGTCCAGGCTCGCATCGCGGTGCGCGAGACGGAGCTCCCCTGCCGCGCGCAGATGTTCGGGCACGGTGTCTCCCAGGATCTCCAGCGCGCGCTCCACGCGCGCGCACGCGGCGACGGCCGCCTGCGCGGAGCGACGGAGGTTGGCGTCGTCGAAATTCACGAGGCGGTTGACGCCGGCACGGACTTCTCGCCGCTGGCGCAGCTGTTCCCACTCCTGCGCAGCGCGACGCGCACCCATCTCGTGTAGGACGGCGCGGATCGCGTCGCCCTCGCGGACGACGACGCGCGGAAGCCCACGCACCTCTCGGGCTTTGGCGGCGATGCCGATGCGGTGCGCGGCACCGACCAGGGCCATCGCGGCCTCACCGGAGGGGCAGGCGATCTCCAGGGCAGCGGAGCGACCAGGGTCGCTGAGGCTTCCCGCGGCAAGGAACGCACCGCGCCAGATGGCGGCGAGGTCGTGACGAGCACCCGTCGTCAGACGGTTGGGAAGGCCGCGCACCTGCCGGCGACGCTGGTCGAGCAGGCCGGTCTGACGGGCGAGAGTCTCACCGCCGTCGATCACACGCACCGCGTACGTGGTGCCCGGGCGTCCCGAGGTGCCCTGCACGTGCGCGAGCTCGGGACGCACCCCGTACAGGTCGACCAGCTCGCGGGCCACACGTCGCGCGAGAGCCTCGGAATCGACCTCCGCCTCCACTGCGACACGGCCCGCGATCGCGTGAAGTCCACCGGCGAACCGCAGGATGGCGGTCAACTCGGCCACTCGGGCGCTCGGACGCGGATCGCGACCGGCGATCAGTTCGGCCTTCACATCGGCGGTCAGCGGCACGGTACTCCTTGTGGGAATGGGGAACGGGACGACGTTCCAGCCTACTCTCGACCCAGGTCCCGATGTGTGACGCCGACGGCCACATCCGGCATCTCGGACAATCGTGCAGCGATCTCCCGCGCCATGACGACCGAACGGTGCTTACCGCCGGTGCAACCGATCGCGATGATCGAGTGCCGCTTGTTCTCCCGCTGGTACCCGGCGATGACGGGCGCGAGCGCCGCCGTGTAGGCGTCGAGGAACTCGCGCGCGCCGGGTTGCGAGAGGACGAAATCGCGGACCGCCTCATCCTCGCCGGTGAGCGGACGCAGCTCGTCCGTCCAATACGGATTAGGCAGAAAACGCATGTCGGCCACCAGATCCGCATCCACCGGGAGCCCGTACTTGAAGCCGAAGCTCATCACCGAGACGGTGTGCAGCGGGCTCCCCTCGGCGGAGAACAACTCGGCTACCCGAGTGGTGAGCTGGTGGATGTTGTACGAGGAGGTGTCGATGATGAGGTCGGCACTCTCGCGCAGCGGGGCCAGGCGCTGACGTTCCCGATGGATGCCGTCGACGATCGTGCCCGTGCTCTGCAGCGGATGCGGCCGCCGCACCGCCTCGAACCGCCGCACCAGCACCTCGTCGCTGGCGTCGAGGAACACGATGCGCACGCGTCGATGGGCGCGGAGGGCTTCGGCGATCTCGGGCACGCGCCCGAACAGCTCTCGTCCACGTACATCGACCACCACGGCCACGCGAGGGACGGCCCCGCCGGCCAGCTCGGAGAGCTCGAGCAGCGGACGCAGCATCTGGGGCGGCAGGTTGTCGACAACGTACCAATCGAGGTCCTCGAGGGCGTTCGCGACGGTCGAGCGTCCCGCGCCCGACATGCCGGTGACGATCAGCACCTCGCCGGTGTTCGCCGTGTCCGGGTCCGTCATCCCTCTCTCCTGTCCGCCTCGCTCAGACTATCGACTCGTCAGGTGCTCATGCACGGCCGTCGCCAGCTTCGGCCCGATGCCGGGAAGCTCGGCGATCTGTTCCACCGTCGCGCTTCGCAGCGCCGTGACCGAACCGAAGTGACGCAACAGCGCACGGATGCGTGCGGCGCCGAGGCCGGGAACCTCCTCCAGCACGCTGGAGATATCTCGGCGCCGACGTTTGCGTTGATGGGTGATCGCGAACCGGTGCGCCTCGTCGCGCAGGCGCTGAACCAGGTAGAGCGCCTCGGAGGTGCGGGGCAGGATCACCGGGTACTCCTCCCCCGGCAGCCAGATCTCCTCCAGGCGCTTGGCGATTCCGCACAGCGCGATCTCGGTGTGGCCCGACTCCTCCAGCGCCCGCGCGGCCGCTGCGACCTGGGGCTGGCCGCCGTCCACGATCAGCAGCTGGGGCGGGTAGGCGAACCGCGGCCGCTTGCGCACGGTCGCCACCTCGTCGTCGGCGGCCGCCTGCTCGGGATCGATCGCCGCGGCGGCGACCTCGACGTCGTCCGCATCCTCGGGTCGGTCGAGGTGGGCGAGGCGACGGGTGAGCACCTGGTACAGCGAGTCCGTGTCGTCCGTCGTCTCCGCGACGGAGAAGGACCGGTACTGGTCCTTGCGCGGCAGACCGTCCTCGAAGACGACCATCGAGGCGACCACGTTCGTCCCGGCCAGATGCGACACGTCGAAGCACTCGATGCGCAGCGGTGCGGTCGCGAGCCCCAACGCCTCCTGGAGGTCGGTCAACGCCTGCGTCCGGGCGACGTAGTCGCTCGTACGACGGGTCTTGTGCAGCATCAGTGCCTGCTGCGCATTGAGGGTGGCCGTGCGCATGAGATCGGCTTTGCCGCCGCGCTGGGCGACCTGGATCGTGACATTCTTGCCGCGCTTGTCGCGCAACCACTGCTCGAGCTCGGTCACATCGTCCGGAAGGGCAGGCACGAGCACCTGCTTCGGGATGTCGGCGGCGGCCGCATCCCCGTACGTCCGCTGGAGGACCTGATCGACGAGCTCGGCGCCGGAGATGTCGATCTCCTTCTCGATCGTCGTCGCGCGCACACCGCGCACACGACCGCCGCGCACCACGAAGTGCTGCACCGCGGCGGCGAGCTCGTCTTCGGCGATTCCGAAGAGGTCCGCATCCGTGTCGTCGGAGAGGACGAGAGCGCTCTTGCCCAGGACGGCTTCGATCGCCTGCAGCTTGTCGCGGTATCCGGCCGCGGCCTCGTAATCCATGGCCGCGGCGGCCTCCCGCATCCGGGCGGTCAGGGCTCGCGCGAAGCGCTGATCGCCGCCGGCCATGAAGGCGATGAAGTCGTCGACGATGGCGCGGTGCTCCTCGATCGTGACCTTCATCGAGCACGGACCGCCGCAACGGCCGATCTGTCCGGGGAAGCACGGTCGCCCCGTCGCCATCGCCTTCTTGTAGGAAGCGTCGGAGCAGGTGCGGATCGGGAAAACCTTGATCATCAGGTCGATGACGTCGTGCACGGCCCAGACCTTCGGATACGGCCCGAAGTACTTGGCGCCCTTGATCCGCCGGTTACGCGTGACGATGACCCGTGGGGCCTCGTCCGCCAAAGTGATCGCCATGTACGGGTAGGACTTGTCGTCCTTGTAGCGCACGTTGAAGGCCGGCGAGAACTCCTGGATCCACATGTACTCCAGCTGCAGCGCCTCCACGTCGCTGCCGACGACCGTCCACTCGACCGACGAAGCGGTCGTGACCATGCGGCGCGTGCGCTCGTGCAGGGTGTGCAGCGGAGCGAAGTAGTTCGAGAGCCGTGCGCGCAGGTTCTTCGCCTTGCCGACGTAGAGGATGCGACCCTCGGCGTCACGGAAGCGATAGACCCCCGGGCTCGTGGGGATCTCCCCCTGCTTGGGTCGATAGGGCAGCACGTTCAGCCGGCCTTGCGCTGTTCGGCGACGCCCAGCACCTCCGCGAGGAACGCGCCGGTGTGGCTCTCGGGCACCTGGGCGACCTGCTCCGGGGTGCCGGTCGCGACGATGGTCCCACCTCCCGAACCACCCTCGGGACCCAGGTCGATCACCCAGTCGGCGGACTTGATCACATCGAGGTTGTGCTCGATCACGATGACCGTGTTGCCCTTGTCTACGAGGCTGTTGAGCACCTCGAGAAGCCGGCTCACGTCTTCGAAGTGCAGACCCGTCGTCGGCTCGTCCAGCACGTAGATGCTGCGCCCGTTCGAGCGTCGCTGGAGTTCGGTCGCGAGCTTCACGCGCTGCGCCTCGCCGCCCGAGAGCGTCGTCGCCGACTGCCCGAGACGGACGTAGCCCAGGCCCACATCGACGAGCGTCTTGAGGTAACGATGGATCGCCTGGATCGGCTCGAAGAACTCCGCCGCCTCGGCGATCGGCATCTGCAGGACCTCGGCGATGTTCTTGCCCTTGTAGTGCACCGTGAGGGTGTCTCGGTTGTAGCGCTGACCGTGGCAGACCTCGCAGTCGACGTACACGTCGGGCAGGAAGTTCATCTCGATCTTGATCGTGCCGTCACCGGAGCACGCCTCGCATCGTCCGCCCTTGACGTTGAAGCTGAACCGCCCGGCCTGATAACCGCGGGCCTTGGCCTCCAGGGTCTCCGCGAACAGCGTACGGATCCGATCGAACACGCCGGTGTAGGTCGCGGGGTTCGATCGCGGCGTGCGACCGATCGGGGCCTGGTCGACGTGCACGACCTTGTCGAGGTTCTCCAGGCCCGTCACGCGCGTGTGCTTGCCGGGAACGCGACGAGCGCCGTTGAGTCTCGAGGCGAGCACCTCGTAGAGGATGCCGTTGACGAGCGACGACTTGCCGGAGCCGCTGACGCCGGTCACGGCCGTCAGCACGCCCAGCGGGAAGGTCGCGGTGACGTTCTTGAGGTTGTTCTCCCGCGCCCCCACGACCGAGATCTGGCGCTTCTTGTCGATCTTGCGACGCTGAGCGGGCACGGCGATGGAACGCCGACCGGAGAGATAGGCCGCGGTGAGCGACTCGGGCTCCTCGAGAAGCTGCGGGTACGTTCCCGAGTGCACGACGCGGCCGCCTTCGACCCCTGCGCGTGGGCCGATGTCGACGATCCAGTCGGCCGCCTGGATCGTCTCCTCGTCGTGCTCGACCACGATGAGCGTGTTGCCGAGGTTCTTCAGAGCCAGCAGCGTCTCGATGAGCCGCCGATTGTCGCGCTGATGAAGGCCGATCGAGGGCTCGTCGAGCACGTAGAGCACGCCGGTGAGACCCGAGCCGATCTGCGTCGCGAGCCGGATGCGCTGCGCCTCACCGCCGGAGAGCGAGCCCGCGGCGCGGGACAGACTGAGATAGGTGAGCCCGACCTGGATGAGGAAGTTGAGGCGGGCCCGGATCTCGCGCAGCACCGCCGCGGCGATCTTCGCCTCTCGGTCGGTCAGCTCGAGGCCGTCGAAGAAGCCCTGCGCGTCGATCAGGCTGAGGCTCGACGCGTCGGCGATCGAGTGGCCGTGCACCTTGACCGCGAGCACCTCCGGCTTCAAGCGCGTGCCGTCGCATACCGGG
Proteins encoded:
- a CDS encoding phosphoglycerate kinase; this translates as MALRTLDSLGSLAGRRVVVRADLNVPLKDGVITDDGRVRATLPTLNALINQGARVVVCSHLGRPDGEPNPKYSLEPVAQRLSELLGKPVAFARDTVGVSAQEAVASLGDGDVAIIENLRFNPGETSKDADERRAFAQELAALGDALVSDGFGVVHRKQASVYELAELLPSAAGLLIEKEVDVLDRLTENPERPYAVVLGGSKVSDKLGVIEHLLPRVDTLLVGGGMMFTFLAALGHKVGASLLEKDQIDTVKGYLATAEERGVKIVLPVDAVVAASFSADAEHVVAAVDALEDTPFGASGLGLDIGPETAATFAAAIAASKTVFWNGPMGVFEMAAFADGTRAVAKALTEVDGLSVVGGGDSAAAVRQLGFRDDQFGHISTGGGASLEFLEGKKLPGLEVLGWQ
- the gap gene encoding type I glyceraldehyde-3-phosphate dehydrogenase: MSVKIGINGFGRIGRNYLRAALAQGADLDIVAVNDLTDNKTLAHLLKYDSITGRLDAEVTYDEDSITVGGHKIKVLAERDPANLPWGELGVDIVIESTGRFTKAEDAKKHIAGGAKKVLISAPATGDDVTIVMGVNEGDYNPETDVIISNASCTTNCLAPLAKVFNDNFGIERGLMTTVHAYTADQNLQDGPHSDLRRARAAAINIVPTSTGAAKAIGLVLPELKGKLDGFALRVPVPTGSITDLTVEASREVTVDEIKAAYKAAAEGPLKGILKYTEDEIVSSDIVTDPHSSIFDAGLLRVIGNQVKLSSWYDNEWGYSNRLVDLTEYVAERL
- a CDS encoding superoxide dismutase; translated protein: MAKYTLPELPYDYAALEPSISATIMELHHSKHHQAYVTGANTALEQLAEARDSGNLANVNKLEKDLAFNLGGHTNHSIFWTNLSPNGGDKPTGELEAAIDDHFGSFDKFQAHFTAAALGVQGSGWAGLFWDSIGENLIIQQFFDQQSQFAAGSVPLLLLDVWEHAYYLDYKNVRADYVKAFWNIADWSNVQSRFVTAREKTAGLLVGS
- the whiA gene encoding DNA-binding protein WhiA — encoded protein: MPLTADVKAELIAGRDPRPSARVAELTAILRFAGGLHAIAGRVAVEAEVDSEALARRVARELVDLYGVRPELAHVQGTSGRPGTTYAVRVIDGGETLARQTGLLDQRRRQVRGLPNRLTTGARHDLAAIWRGAFLAAGSLSDPGRSAALEIACPSGEAAMALVGAAHRIGIAAKAREVRGLPRVVVREGDAIRAVLHEMGARRAAQEWEQLRQRREVRAGVNRLVNFDDANLRRSAQAAVAACARVERALEILGDTVPEHLRAAGELRLAHRDASLDELGHHADPPLTKDAVAGRIRRLLAMADKKAETEGLPDTESAVPAAAKE
- the rapZ gene encoding RNase adapter RapZ — its product is MTDPDTANTGEVLIVTGMSGAGRSTVANALEDLDWYVVDNLPPQMLRPLLELSELAGGAVPRVAVVVDVRGRELFGRVPEIAEALRAHRRVRIVFLDASDEVLVRRFEAVRRPHPLQSTGTIVDGIHRERQRLAPLRESADLIIDTSSYNIHQLTTRVAELFSAEGSPLHTVSVMSFGFKYGLPVDADLVADMRFLPNPYWTDELRPLTGEDEAVRDFVLSQPGAREFLDAYTAALAPVIAGYQRENKRHSIIAIGCTGGKHRSVVMAREIAARLSEMPDVAVGVTHRDLGRE
- the uvrC gene encoding excinuclease ABC subunit UvrC: MNVLPYRPKQGEIPTSPGVYRFRDAEGRILYVGKAKNLRARLSNYFAPLHTLHERTRRMVTTASSVEWTVVGSDVEALQLEYMWIQEFSPAFNVRYKDDKSYPYMAITLADEAPRVIVTRNRRIKGAKYFGPYPKVWAVHDVIDLMIKVFPIRTCSDASYKKAMATGRPCFPGQIGRCGGPCSMKVTIEEHRAIVDDFIAFMAGGDQRFARALTARMREAAAAMDYEAAAGYRDKLQAIEAVLGKSALVLSDDTDADLFGIAEDELAAAVQHFVVRGGRVRGVRATTIEKEIDISGAELVDQVLQRTYGDAAAADIPKQVLVPALPDDVTELEQWLRDKRGKNVTIQVAQRGGKADLMRTATLNAQQALMLHKTRRTSDYVARTQALTDLQEALGLATAPLRIECFDVSHLAGTNVVASMVVFEDGLPRKDQYRSFSVAETTDDTDSLYQVLTRRLAHLDRPEDADDVEVAAAAIDPEQAAADDEVATVRKRPRFAYPPQLLIVDGGQPQVAAAARALEESGHTEIALCGIAKRLEEIWLPGEEYPVILPRTSEALYLVQRLRDEAHRFAITHQRKRRRRDISSVLEEVPGLGAARIRALLRHFGSVTALRSATVEQIAELPGIGPKLATAVHEHLTSR
- the uvrA gene encoding excinuclease ABC subunit UvrA, coding for MPISPVSELAHDAGTLSVRGARVHNLRGVDLDIPRDCLVVFTGLSGSGKSSLAFDTIFAEGQRRYVESLSSYARQFLGQVDRPDVDFIEGLSPAVSIDQKSTNRNPRSTVGTITEIHDYMRLLWARIGVPHCPECGEVIQRQTVQQIADQLMTLPERTRYQIVAPVVTQKKGEFVDLFKELSAKGYARAVVDGELIQLSEPPTLKKSYKHDIAVVVDRLVASADILSRVTDSVETALGLAGGVMQVNFVDEEGDDAWQNFSEKLACPNGHPLQLTEIEPRTFSFNAPFGACPTCSGLGTRMSVDVELMLGDEDLSIREGVLVPWTTQGKGLFQYYERLLEGLSSDLGFSLDTPWRKLPQDVKDAVLHGDNFKVSVKWKNRYGREMRYTSGFEGVVPYIERQYQQAESDSARQRWGEYLREVPCPVCDGTRLKPEVLAVKVHGHSIADASSLSLIDAQGFFDGLELTDREAKIAAAVLREIRARLNFLIQVGLTYLSLSRAAGSLSGGEAQRIRLATQIGSGLTGVLYVLDEPSIGLHQRDNRRLIETLLALKNLGNTLIVVEHDEETIQAADWIVDIGPRAGVEGGRVVHSGTYPQLLEEPESLTAAYLSGRRSIAVPAQRRKIDKKRQISVVGARENNLKNVTATFPLGVLTAVTGVSGSGKSSLVNGILYEVLASRLNGARRVPGKHTRVTGLENLDKVVHVDQAPIGRTPRSNPATYTGVFDRIRTLFAETLEAKARGYQAGRFSFNVKGGRCEACSGDGTIKIEMNFLPDVYVDCEVCHGQRYNRDTLTVHYKGKNIAEVLQMPIAEAAEFFEPIQAIHRYLKTLVDVGLGYVRLGQSATTLSGGEAQRVKLATELQRRSNGRSIYVLDEPTTGLHFEDVSRLLEVLNSLVDKGNTVIVIEHNLDVIKSADWVIDLGPEGGSGGGTIVATGTPEQVAQVPESHTGAFLAEVLGVAEQRKAG